A stretch of Anas acuta chromosome 3, bAnaAcu1.1, whole genome shotgun sequence DNA encodes these proteins:
- the LOC137854920 gene encoding L-threonine 3-dehydrogenase, mitochondrial, with translation MPIVKNVSRAVSQLLQSSGCGCGISIVPVRCIGVSPRQVASDASFHSVSFSESDHPRVLITGGLGQLGVGLAKLLRKRFGKNNVILSDIRKPADHVFHSGPFIYSDILDYKNLREIVVNNRITWLFHYSALLSAVGEANVPLARAVNITGLHNVLDIAAEHNLRLFVPSTIGAFGPTSPRDPTPDLCIQRPRTIYGVSKVHAELMGEYYHYRYGLDFRCLRYPGIISADSQPGGGTTDYAVQIFHDAIKTGKFQCNLKPDTRLPMMYIDDCLKATLEVMEAPAEALTMRTYNISAMSFTPEELAQEVQKHVPELQVTYNVDEVRQAIADSWPMNFDDSNARRDWGWKHDYDLPELVSTMFSFLGSDSRIAQAN, from the exons ATGCCAATTGTCAAAAACGTGAGCCGAGCTGTCAGCCAGCTGCTACAAAGCTCTGGTTGTGGGTGTGGGATTTCCATCGTGCCCGTGCGATGCATCGGCGTCTCGCCCCGCCAGGTGGCCTCTGATGCTAGCTTTCACTCCGTTTCTTTTTCGGAGTCTGATCATCCTCGGGTGCTAATTACAG gTGGTCTTGGCCAGCTTGGAGTGGGACTCGCTAAGCTTCTGAG GAAACGATTTGGAAAGAACAATGTGATCTTGTCTGACATTAGAAAGCCTGCGGATCATGTTTTTCATAGTG gcCCTTTTATCTACTCAGACATCTTGGACTACAAAAATCTGCGTGAGATAGTGGTGAATAATCGCATAACTTGGCTGTTCCACTATAGCGCTCTGCTCAGTGCTGTTGGAGAAGCAAATGTCCCTCTAGCCAGAGCTGTAAACATTACTG GTTTACACAATGTTCTGGATATTGCAGCTGAGCACAATTTGCGACTCTTTGTTCCAAGCACTATTGGAGCCTTTGGACCCACCTCTCCTCGAGATCCAACTCCTGATCTCTGCATTCAGAGGCCAAGGACGATCTATGGCGTCTCCAAGGTTCACGCTGAGCTCATGGGAGAA TACTACCATTACCGATATGGGCTGGACTTCCGCTGTCTGAGGTACCCTGGAATTATCTCTGCTGACTCTCAGCCCGGAGGGGGAACAACTG ATTACGCTGTCCAGATTTTCCATGATGCCATAAAGACCGGCAAATTTCAGTGCAACCTAAAGCCAGACACCCGTCTCCCTATGATGTATATTGATGACTGCCTGAAAGCAACTCTAGAGGTTATGGAGGCCCCCGCAGAGGCGCTGACCATGAGGACGTACAACATCAGTGCCATGAGCTTCACCCCTGAAGAGCTGGCACAAGAGGTGCAGAAGCACGTTCCTGAGCTTCAGGTGACCTACAATGTGGATGAAGTCAGGCAGGCCATAG CTGACAGCTGGCCAATGAACTTTGATGACAGCAATGCCCGGAGGGACTGGGGATGGAAACATGATTATGACCTCCCTGAGTTGGTGTCTACGATGTTTAGCTTCCTTGGGTCTGATTCCAGGATTGCTCAAgctaactga